One Macrobrachium rosenbergii isolate ZJJX-2024 chromosome 10, ASM4041242v1, whole genome shotgun sequence DNA window includes the following coding sequences:
- the LOC136842964 gene encoding forkhead box protein C1 — protein sequence MLTRREVIIEKPFRDRRYKDHRRKVRSALPRIDAGPPPEYPHLVLKLKKLRMETDRQGKICQDNLNLVHRMAIIMRTKRLDNINTAPRGPFEPRRLPRRRPPPPPRSASDDQEESSWDHSRSFLEHVTAEVDRHLRPLPPGKMIPHRAPAGLCRVPRVGPPPSPSSPKPRRKMGVPSISLTGTRLRGSPSPEATERSSGRFRRGREPTRLSPLPRRGRRPSISSPIFDENSSSAADDGDTEEEDDEEKTNGDDSDKEAGAQSDRSVGSAGSRKSGGQEAGGGEEATDSDDHVSSILLQQNPNITIDEASEDDCGQ from the exons ATGCTGACACGCCGAGAAGTGATAATTGAGAAACCCTTCCGAGATCGACGGTATAAGGACCACAgaaggaag GTGCGAAGCGCGCTGCCCCGCATTGACGCCGGGCCCCCACCGGAATACCCCCACCTGGTCCTCAAACTGAAGAAGTTGCGGATGGAAACCGACCGACAGGGAAAAATATGCCAGGATAACCTCAACTTGGTACACCGGATGGCCATTATCATGAGGACGAAGCGTCTCGATAACATAAACACTGCACCGCGAGG ccCTTTCGAGCCAAGGAGGTTACCACGACGACGTCCACCGCCTCCTCCGAGGTCAGCCTCAGACGACCAAGAGGAAAGCAGCTGGGATCATTCGAGGTCGTTTCTAGAACACGTCACGGCCGAGGTAGACAGGCATCTCCGACCGCTTCCACCTGGCAAAATGATTCCG CATAGGGCTCCTGCAGGATTATGTCGCGTCCCCCGGGTAGGACCCCCTCCTTCGCCCAGTAGTCCAAAGCCCCGTCGCAAGATGGGCGTTCCTTCCATATCGCTCACAGGGACCAG ACTAAGAGGGAGTCCTTCGCCCGAAGCCACGGAACGCTCTTCGGGGAGATTTCGCCGAGGCCGAGAACCCACCCGCCTCTCACCCTTGCCCCGAAGAGGGCGTAGACCTAGCATCTCATCGCCGATATTCGACGAGAATTCGAGCTCAGCGGCGGACGACGGAGACACcgaagaagaagatgacgaagaGAAGACAAATGGCGACGACAGCGACAAAGAAGCTGGCGCGCAAAGTGACAGGAGTGTGGGCAGCGCTGGCAGCCGGAAATCCGGCGGGCAGGAagcggggggaggggaggaagcaACGGACAGCGACGACCACGTGTCGTCCATCTTGCTGCAGCAGAATCCCAACATCACCATCGATGAGGCCAGCGAAGACGACTGCGGGCAATAG